One segment of Candidatus Pelagibacter ubique HTCC1062 DNA contains the following:
- the grxD gene encoding Grx4 family monothiol glutaredoxin, translating to MDDSTKNLIQGHIETNEVCLFMKGTPDAPQCGFSMAVSNMLKILEVNYKGINVLESQSLREGIKEFSDWPTIPQVYIKGEFVGGCDIVKEMYENGELKKVLEDKGINFKK from the coding sequence ATGGACGATAGTACAAAAAATTTAATTCAAGGTCATATAGAAACCAACGAAGTATGTTTATTTATGAAAGGAACGCCAGATGCTCCTCAATGTGGATTTTCTATGGCTGTGTCAAATATGTTAAAAATTTTAGAAGTGAATTACAAAGGAATAAATGTTCTTGAATCTCAGTCTTTAAGAGAAGGTATAAAAGAATTTAGTGACTGGCCTACTATTCCACAAGTTTATATTAAAGGTGAATTTGTTGGTGGCTGTGACATCGTTAAGGAAATGTATGAAAATGGTGAACTCAAAAAAGTCCTTGAGGATAAAGGAATTAATTTTAAAAAATAA
- a CDS encoding BolA/IbaG family iron-sulfur metabolism protein — protein sequence MAMDIKEVETLIKEALPDAIIEIQDLAGDSNHYSATITSKEFSGKSKIEQHKMVYNSLKGKMGNELHALAIKTKEQ from the coding sequence ATGGCAATGGATATAAAAGAAGTTGAAACACTCATTAAAGAAGCTTTACCAGATGCTATAATAGAAATTCAAGATCTTGCAGGAGATAGTAATCACTACTCAGCGACAATAACCTCTAAAGAGTTTTCAGGAAAAAGTAAAATTGAACAACACAAAATGGTGTACAATTCTTTAAAAGGGAAAATGGGCAACGAACTTCATGCATTAGCAATTAAAACAAAGGAACAATAA
- a CDS encoding SAM-dependent methyltransferase yields the protein MQLARYLNKLFQKDGFLLIDANSNKYIIGTPKNNKPITVKILDKKLHYKLFFRPDLYFGEAYSNGDIQIENGSLTDFLDIALMNIGRGELNFFSMLINKLYGSYRYLTNFNFIKKSKMNVAHHYDLSDDLYSLFLDSKKQYSCGYFINENDTLEDAQNNKIQHIIKKLNIKPNQKVLDIGCGWGSLAIDIAKSNNCEVTGITLSENQFNYCVKKAKKLNLENQVTFKLIDYRQIDEKFDRIVSVGMFEHVGRKFYKNFFKKIDNLLKDDGVSLVHTIGSVNPPRDPHPWITKYIFPGGYTPSLSEVVTPVEKAGLIVSDIEVLKLHYSHTLRHWKENCIKNKIQIINMFDEKFFRMWEFYLASCESAFKWGDQVVYQFQLTKNYMSTPNTRDYMYK from the coding sequence ATGCAACTGGCAAGATATCTAAATAAATTGTTTCAGAAAGATGGCTTTCTTTTAATTGATGCTAATTCAAATAAATATATTATTGGCACACCAAAAAACAATAAGCCAATCACAGTTAAAATATTAGATAAGAAACTCCATTATAAATTATTTTTTAGGCCAGATTTATATTTTGGAGAAGCTTATTCTAATGGAGATATACAAATTGAAAACGGAAGTTTAACTGATTTCTTAGATATAGCGCTTATGAATATAGGAAGAGGTGAATTAAATTTTTTTAGTATGTTGATAAATAAGCTTTATGGGTCTTATAGATATTTAACAAACTTTAACTTTATAAAAAAATCAAAAATGAATGTGGCACATCATTATGATCTCTCAGATGATTTATACAGTTTATTTTTAGATTCTAAAAAACAATACTCGTGTGGGTATTTTATAAATGAAAATGATACTTTAGAAGATGCTCAAAATAATAAAATACAACACATAATAAAAAAACTTAATATAAAGCCAAATCAAAAAGTTCTTGATATAGGTTGTGGCTGGGGATCTTTAGCTATTGATATTGCAAAAAGTAATAATTGTGAAGTTACTGGAATTACTCTATCCGAAAATCAGTTTAACTACTGTGTTAAAAAAGCCAAAAAGCTTAATTTAGAAAATCAAGTTACCTTTAAGCTAATAGATTACCGTCAGATAGACGAAAAGTTTGATAGAATTGTAAGTGTTGGAATGTTTGAACATGTTGGTAGAAAGTTTTATAAAAATTTTTTTAAGAAAATTGATAATTTGCTTAAAGATGATGGTGTTTCACTAGTTCACACTATTGGCTCAGTTAATCCTCCTAGAGACCCACACCCTTGGATAACTAAGTATATTTTTCCAGGTGGTTATACGCCTAGTCTCAGTGAGGTGGTAACACCTGTTGAGAAAGCTGGATTAATAGTATCTGACATAGAGGTTCTTAAATTACATTATTCTCACACTCTAAGGCACTGGAAAGAAAATTGTATTAAAAATAAAATTCAAATAATTAATATGTTTGATGAAAAATTTTTTAGGATGTGGGAATTTTATTTAGCTAGCTGTGAAAGTGCTTTTAAATGGGGAGACCAAGTTGTTTATCAGTTCCAACTAACAAAGAACTATATGTCAACTCCTAATACTAGAGATTATATGTATAAGTAA
- the purL gene encoding phosphoribosylformylglycinamidine synthase subunit PurL: MIVNEQLAIDHGLKKDEYKKICDLLKRVPNITELGIFSAMWNEHCSYKSSRFHLKNLPTKGKNVIQGPGENAGVIDIGDDDAIVFKIESHNHPSFIEPYQGAATGVGGIMRDVFTMGARPIANLNSIHFGSPQHKKTKNLLRGVVHGIGGYGNCMGVPTIAGQTSFDESYNGNILVNAMTLGHVKKDKIFYSKAAGLGKPVIYVGSKTGRDGIHGASMASASFDDKIEEKKPTVQVGDPFTEKLLLEACLELMAGDSIIAIQDMGAAGLTSSSIEMASKGNLGIEINLSKVPCREANMSPYEIMLSESQERMLIVLENGKEEMAKKIFDKWNLDFAVIGQTTKSKKIELYFNEEKVADIPVNTLVENSPMYDRKWKKAKLPKRIKVDKEQFKTLKVKNVLNKILSNPNVCSKEWIWQQYDHTVMGDTIQKPGGDAGVVRVHGTNKAVAASVDSSAVYCWAHPLSGGKQIVCESWRNLISVGAKPIAITNCLNFGSPENEENMGEFVECVQGLGEASAYLEFPVVSGNVSFYNQTKDIGIKPTPAIGGVGLIKDYQNMVTMDLKEADNILLVIGKTEGHLDQSLFARDILNEKNGPPPEINLFNEKNNGETILKLINKKFIKSAHDVSLGGIITALSKMCIKGKKGATLKKSNYLINQFEYLFGEDQGRYIIEISKDDLENATKILQENSVHFDELGLVNEDGLIIDDKTKVSIDDLIKSHTNWLTNYMEN, encoded by the coding sequence ATGATAGTTAACGAACAGCTTGCAATTGATCATGGTTTAAAAAAAGATGAATATAAAAAAATCTGTGATTTGTTAAAAAGAGTTCCCAATATTACTGAGCTTGGTATTTTCTCAGCAATGTGGAATGAGCATTGTTCTTATAAATCTTCAAGATTTCATCTTAAAAACTTACCTACTAAAGGAAAAAACGTAATTCAAGGTCCTGGTGAAAATGCTGGTGTTATTGATATTGGCGATGATGATGCAATAGTATTTAAAATTGAAAGTCATAATCACCCTTCATTTATTGAACCTTATCAAGGTGCCGCAACGGGTGTTGGTGGAATTATGAGAGATGTCTTTACAATGGGAGCAAGACCAATAGCTAATTTAAACTCAATTCATTTTGGCTCACCTCAGCATAAAAAAACTAAGAATTTATTACGTGGAGTTGTTCACGGTATAGGTGGATATGGTAATTGTATGGGGGTTCCAACAATTGCTGGTCAAACTAGTTTTGACGAATCTTATAATGGTAATATTTTAGTAAATGCTATGACCCTAGGTCATGTAAAAAAAGATAAAATTTTTTATTCAAAAGCTGCAGGTTTAGGGAAACCTGTGATCTATGTTGGTTCAAAAACAGGTCGAGATGGAATTCATGGTGCAAGCATGGCATCAGCTTCATTTGATGATAAAATTGAAGAAAAAAAACCGACTGTTCAAGTTGGTGATCCTTTTACAGAAAAACTATTATTAGAAGCTTGTTTAGAATTAATGGCAGGAGATTCGATTATTGCTATTCAGGATATGGGTGCTGCAGGATTAACTTCTTCAAGTATTGAAATGGCTTCAAAAGGAAATTTAGGAATTGAGATCAATTTAAGTAAAGTTCCTTGTAGAGAGGCAAACATGTCCCCTTATGAAATTATGCTATCTGAAAGCCAAGAGCGAATGCTTATTGTTTTAGAAAATGGCAAAGAAGAAATGGCTAAAAAAATATTCGATAAATGGAATTTAGATTTTGCTGTAATTGGTCAAACAACAAAAAGTAAAAAAATTGAACTTTATTTTAATGAAGAAAAAGTAGCAGATATTCCTGTTAACACATTGGTTGAAAACTCACCTATGTATGATCGAAAATGGAAAAAAGCTAAATTACCTAAAAGAATTAAAGTTGATAAAGAACAATTTAAAACCTTAAAAGTAAAAAATGTTTTAAATAAAATATTATCTAATCCAAATGTTTGTAGCAAAGAGTGGATTTGGCAACAATACGATCATACCGTTATGGGTGATACTATTCAAAAACCTGGCGGAGATGCTGGTGTTGTTAGAGTTCATGGTACCAATAAAGCTGTTGCAGCATCTGTAGATTCATCTGCTGTATATTGTTGGGCTCACCCTTTAAGTGGGGGAAAGCAAATTGTTTGTGAAAGTTGGAGGAACTTAATTTCAGTTGGTGCTAAACCAATTGCTATTACTAATTGCTTAAATTTTGGTAGTCCTGAAAATGAAGAAAATATGGGTGAGTTTGTTGAGTGTGTTCAAGGTTTAGGTGAAGCGAGTGCTTACTTGGAGTTTCCAGTAGTTTCTGGAAACGTTTCATTTTACAACCAAACTAAAGATATTGGGATTAAACCTACACCAGCAATTGGGGGGGTTGGTTTAATTAAAGATTACCAAAACATGGTTACAATGGATTTAAAAGAAGCTGATAATATACTTTTAGTTATTGGTAAAACTGAAGGTCACTTGGATCAAAGTTTATTTGCAAGAGATATTTTAAATGAAAAAAATGGACCTCCTCCTGAAATTAATCTTTTTAATGAAAAAAATAATGGTGAAACAATTTTAAAGCTTATTAATAAAAAATTTATAAAATCTGCTCACGATGTTTCTTTAGGTGGAATAATTACTGCTCTTTCTAAAATGTGTATTAAAGGTAAAAAAGGTGCAACTCTTAAAAAGTCTAATTACTTAATTAATCAATTTGAATACTTATTTGGTGAAGATCAGGGAAGATACATTATTGAAATTAGTAAAGATGATCTAGAAAATGCTACTAAAATACTTCAAGAAAACTCCGTACATTTTGATGAACTTGGGTTAGTTAATGAAGATGGTTTAATAATTGACGATAAGACAAAAGTATCAATTGACGATTTGATTAAATCACATACAAATTGGCTAACGAACTACATGGAAAATTAA